The following are encoded in a window of Flavobacterium psychrotrophum genomic DNA:
- a CDS encoding outer membrane beta-barrel protein, producing the protein MHKILTLLLLVCTAIGYSQNIKLKGNIKDPAGLPLEAATVYLSNAKDSTLIEYTITDNKGNWELKTHAINSPLFLKVSFVGFANYQKAYDKLTQDTDFGIIKLEDKGTDLKELVIEGEVPPIRIKQDTLEFDAASFKVRPDANVQALLKQLPGVDIDENGKIKVNGKEVNQILVNGKPFFDKDGKIALQSLPAELIKKVQVTDTKTKKEELAKQKASGDNASINLTIDEKNNKGVFGKVTAGYGTDDRYEANALINYFKGKQKISLLASSNNINATGFSNDEVFDSMGGGRNNISMWTSNDGTAYINGNRIGGGGITTTNIVGLNFADQWGKNFDPSLSYFYTSTDTKNDSRSRTETFLPDENGVTSTNKLITNSVAKRNALSFSNNISTQFEYKIDSTSTIFFAPKFIRSNNKSTSRSTQNTTNQDDLLLNDSEGFTLSESDENNVSTELNYNKMFNSRGRSLSVELSTANSLNENGNINDTRANFYRDTNNDGINDETRKDDRNQLQKSRRTSDSYTADITFTEPVTDSLEVQIGSIYEWDNNVENNRGYDYDYTVDDYVNLRDSITNYTRSSTQRVNPYAVLHLKKKKIDARASLGTNIYNFNNYGEYLGDTYRVNKDYILPSARASLRYRIDKGKTLYTSYNYDINLPSASQLLPITDATSALRSVTGNPDLNPGKTHRLNLNFNNYDWANRSGYYMWSGVSINETQIVNKDSIASDAKRYTTYTNINGGYGAYIGANYNKSVKTEKGNTYRYTFSLNANYSLDRAFTNGVQNSAKTLGLTPSVNFSYDLGELLTINPSYSYTFNDVKYENLQSNTASNFIHKATIMVTNYWPKHFVMGNDLSYTYNSQIASGFKKDFFLWNTSIGYNFLKDSMLFKVKVYDLLNQNLGTSRTITPTGIYDVQNNVLKRYMMFSLTYKINNFGDKGKGGPGGARGGRRIIRMGR; encoded by the coding sequence ATGCACAAAATCCTTACTCTACTGCTATTGGTATGTACTGCCATTGGCTACAGCCAGAACATTAAGCTTAAAGGCAACATTAAAGACCCTGCCGGCCTTCCGCTCGAAGCCGCAACGGTTTACCTTAGCAATGCTAAAGACTCTACACTCATAGAGTACACCATTACTGATAACAAAGGCAACTGGGAACTTAAAACCCACGCTATAAACAGTCCGCTATTTCTTAAGGTATCATTCGTTGGCTTTGCTAACTATCAAAAAGCATATGACAAGCTTACACAGGATACTGATTTTGGTATTATAAAACTTGAAGATAAAGGCACCGACCTAAAAGAACTTGTAATAGAGGGCGAAGTACCTCCCATACGCATAAAGCAGGATACGCTGGAGTTTGACGCGGCATCGTTTAAAGTACGCCCGGATGCTAACGTGCAGGCTCTTTTAAAACAGCTGCCCGGTGTAGACATAGATGAGAACGGAAAAATAAAAGTAAACGGAAAGGAAGTAAACCAGATACTGGTTAACGGTAAACCTTTTTTTGATAAAGACGGTAAGATAGCACTGCAAAGCCTTCCGGCAGAACTTATAAAAAAGGTGCAGGTAACAGATACCAAAACTAAAAAAGAAGAGCTTGCCAAGCAAAAAGCCAGTGGCGATAATGCCAGCATTAACCTTACCATAGACGAGAAAAACAATAAAGGTGTTTTCGGGAAGGTAACCGCAGGCTACGGCACAGACGACCGTTATGAAGCCAATGCCCTTATAAACTATTTTAAAGGCAAGCAAAAGATAAGCCTCCTGGCATCCAGCAACAACATTAACGCTACCGGCTTTAGTAACGACGAAGTTTTTGACAGCATGGGTGGCGGGCGCAACAACATTAGTATGTGGACCAGTAACGATGGTACCGCTTACATTAATGGTAACCGCATAGGCGGTGGCGGTATAACCACTACAAACATAGTAGGCCTTAACTTTGCAGACCAATGGGGTAAAAACTTTGACCCGTCGTTAAGTTATTTTTACACCAGTACCGATACAAAGAACGACAGCCGCAGCCGTACCGAAACGTTTCTGCCTGATGAAAATGGCGTAACCAGCACAAACAAGCTGATAACTAACAGCGTTGCAAAAAGAAATGCGCTTAGCTTTAGCAACAATATTAGTACCCAGTTTGAATATAAAATAGACAGTACATCTACCATATTTTTTGCACCTAAGTTTATACGTTCAAACAACAAGAGTACGAGCCGTTCTACACAAAACACCACAAACCAGGATGACTTATTGCTAAATGACAGCGAAGGTTTTACCCTGAGTGAAAGCGACGAAAACAATGTAAGTACAGAGCTGAATTATAATAAAATGTTCAACAGCCGCGGCAGGTCTTTATCTGTAGAGTTGAGCACTGCCAATAGCCTTAATGAGAACGGAAACATTAACGACACCCGTGCCAATTTTTACAGAGATACTAATAATGACGGTATAAATGATGAAACCCGCAAGGATGATCGTAACCAGCTCCAGAAATCAAGGCGTACAAGCGATAGCTACACCGCAGATATAACCTTTACAGAACCTGTTACAGATTCGCTTGAAGTACAAATAGGAAGTATTTATGAGTGGGATAACAATGTAGAAAACAACCGTGGTTATGATTACGATTATACTGTAGACGACTATGTAAACCTGCGCGATTCTATTACAAACTACACCCGCAGCAGCACGCAGCGCGTAAACCCTTATGCCGTTTTACACCTTAAAAAGAAAAAGATCGATGCAAGAGCCAGCCTTGGCACAAACATTTATAACTTTAACAACTATGGCGAGTACCTGGGCGATACCTATAGGGTAAACAAAGACTATATACTCCCTTCGGCACGGGCAAGCCTGCGCTACCGTATTGATAAAGGCAAAACGTTATACACGAGTTATAATTATGACATTAACCTGCCATCTGCTTCGCAGTTATTGCCCATAACAGATGCCACAAGTGCATTACGAAGTGTTACGGGTAATCCGGACCTGAACCCAGGCAAAACACACCGCCTCAATCTAAACTTTAATAACTATGACTGGGCTAACCGATCTGGCTACTATATGTGGAGCGGCGTGAGTATTAACGAAACCCAGATCGTAAATAAAGATTCGATTGCAAGCGATGCAAAAAGATATACTACTTATACCAACATTAACGGCGGCTATGGTGCATACATAGGTGCTAATTACAACAAATCGGTTAAAACCGAAAAAGGCAACACCTACCGTTATACCTTTAGCCTTAATGCAAATTACAGCCTTGACAGGGCTTTTACTAATGGTGTGCAAAACAGTGCGAAGACACTGGGTTTAACCCCAAGTGTAAACTTTAGCTATGACCTGGGCGAACTGCTTACCATTAACCCATCATACTCCTACACATTTAATGATGTAAAGTATGAAAACCTGCAAAGTAATACGGCCAGCAACTTTATACATAAAGCAACCATTATGGTTACTAATTACTGGCCCAAGCATTTTGTAATGGGTAATGACCTTAGCTATACCTATAATTCGCAAATAGCATCGGGCTTTAAAAAAGATTTCTTTTTATGGAATACCAGCATAGGCTACAACTTTCTTAAAGACAGTATGCTGTTTAAAGTAAAGGTGTATGATTTACTAAACCAAAACCTTGGCACCAGCCGTACCATAACCCCTACAGGTATTTATGATGTGCAAAACAATGTACTTAAACGCTACATGATGTTTTCGCTTACCTACAAGATCAACAACTTTGGCGATAAAGGTAAAGGCGGGCCCGGCGGTGCACGTGGTGGCAGGCGCATAATACGCATGGGAAGATAG